A region of the Vibrio chagasii genome:
GTTAGCAACTGACCCTGATGCATTTATATCATATAGTCCAAAACTACCGACCCCTGCTTTAACAGTGGCTGTATTATCAGCACTTCGCGTAGTTATAATATTGACCACCCCGCTAACAGCATCAGAACCGTACACTGCAGCACGAGCACCTCTTAAAACTTCAACTCTCTCCACACCATTCAACGGAATCGAGGCTAGATTAGCGTAACCTAACGTAGCACTACCAATTCGAATGCCATTCACTAGGATGAGAGTGTTTTTAGTAGAGCGACCACGTATATATAACTCTTGCCCCTGCGCAAGACCGCCTTGATTCGTTATTTGAACCCCTGGTAATCGGCGTAAAACTTCAGATAGAGAAGTGGCTTGTATAGCATCTATTTCTTGTTTTGTTATAACTTCAACTGGAGCAATTGTATCGCTGACTTGTTGCTCAAAACGGTTCGCCGTAACCACCATGGTTTCATCGGCAGATGCTTGTTGGGCGTGTAAATTGGAGATAGGTGAAAGCAGCGATGCTACAGCAACCGCTAAAAGGGATTTGTTCATGTTGTGATCCTAAATCGCGTAAATTCCTACCAAACCACATGTCATGGTTTAGCCGCTGGCAGGTATTCGGACTCAAGAGCACAACCTTATGGTTACCTGATATTCGACTTCCCACAAAAAGCTATTTGCAGTGTCTGATGAATACTCGTTCTCTTTTACCGCTGCGCGTCAGTTCTGGATTCACACCAGATTCCCTCTTCAGCCATCTATACATCTAAATGACACCAGCTTGCCGGAGATAGTATTGACCTATGAATCATTTGTCTAGTCTAAGATAGTTATAAGCTATAGTTTTCATGGTCGATTTACATTGAATGGCGCTCAACACTGGACAAGCGCCTGTGATTGAATAAAATCTGCGCTCTTGATTTAAAAGCACGACAGCAAAAGGCATAACCATGGCGAATTTAGATGTAAACCCGCAACGCTACCAAGAACAACTGGCAGAAAAGACAGAGCGTCTTACTGAAATGTTCTCAGAATATAATGTGCCTGAGCTGGAAGTGTATGAATCTCCAGAACAACACTACCGCATGCGTGCTGAGTTCCGCGTGTGGCATGAAGGTGACGATATGTATTACGTCATGTTCAATCAAGAAACTAAAGAAAAATACCGCGTAGACCAGTTCCCTGCTGCTAGCCGTCTTATCAATGACTTGATGCCTTTGTTAGTCGATGCAATGAAAGACAACCACTCTCTACGCCATAAGCTATTCCAAGTAGACTTCCTATCTACACTTAGCGGTGAGATTTTGGTGTCTCTGCTTTACCACCGTCAACTAGGTGAGCAATGGATTCAAGATGCCAAAGCGCTAAAACAGCAATTGAACGATGAAGGTTTCAACCTAAACCTGATTGGTCGTGCTCGTAAGATGAAGATCGTTTTAGACCGTGATTACGTTATTGAGAAACTAGACGTAAATGGCGATAGCTACATCTACCAACAAGTAGAAAACAGCTTCACTCAACCAAACGGTAAAGTGGCTGAGAAAATGTTGGAGTGGGCCGTTGACTGCACTCAAGACAGCAAAGGCGATCTGCTAGAGCTTTACTGTGGTAACGGTAACTTCTCATTAGCACTGGCACAAAACTTCGAGCGTGTATTAGCGACTGAGCTAGCGAAACCATCAGTTGAATCAGCGCAATACAACATTGCAGCCAACAAGATTGATAATGTTCAGATCATCCGTATGTCTGCGGAAGACTTTACGGTTGCGATGGAAGGCAAACGTGAGTTCCGCCGTCTGCAACAAGCAAACATCGATTTGAAGAGCTACAACTGCAACACTATTTTTGTTGATCCACCACGTTCAGGTATGGATGTAGATACTTGTAAGATGGTTCAAGGCTACGAGCGCATCATGTACATCTCTTGTAACCCTGAAACATTGAAAGAGAACCTAGAGATCTTAAGCGAAACACACGATATTACTCGTTTTGCTCTGTTCGACCAGTTCCCTTACACACACCACATGGAAGCAGGCGTATTCCTAGAGCGTAAAGCGTAATACTCGCTTTCCTAATCTAGGTAAAAGCCAAACTGTAGACACAAAAAAAACGAGCCAATCGGCTCGTTTTTTTGTTTATAGGTTGGATTAAGCTGTCTTACCGATAAAGCCTAACTTCTTACCTACCCAAGCAAGCAGTAGCATTGCGACGATAATCGCGAAGAAGTTTGAACCCGCATCTGGGTGTTGTGCTTTCACAAACGCAGAGTGACCAAATGCGCCCACGAAGAAACACGCTAAACCAACTAACGGGATATCTTCCGATACTGGGTTAGTTAGGTACTCTTGGTAAAGTGCTTGTACAGCTAAAACTAAAGCAATCAGTGGGAAGATTGAGAAGCCCACTTCGCTCATTGTTACCCAAGATAAAAGTGCATCGCCACACACACCAGCAATCAGAGCCAGTACCAGTGTTTTTCTTTCTGAGCCACGGTTTACAGTATTATTTTCATTCGACATTATTCTATCCCGCCTTTTAATCGGTTACGTTCACGTTCTTTACGATACCAAAAAGCCCCTTTGGCCATCATTCTCAATTGCATGATCAAGCGCTCAGCCAGTTCGTCTCGCTGACGTCGATCTAAATCTAATGCTTCTGCCCCTGAGTTAAAGACCAATATGACCGAAGCTTCTGCTTGCGTAAAAGCTTCATCTCGTGTCATGCCAGTCGTGATTAGGTATTCGGTTAACTCAGCAGAAAAGTGCTGTATCTCACGAGCCACCGCTGTACGAAACTCAAATGAAGTTCCTGAGCGCTCTCGCAATAACAGTCTGAATACGTTAGGGCTGCTTTCAATGAACTCCATAAAGGTTTCAACCGATGTGCGAATAACACTGCCTTCTTTTACTATACGCTGCCTAGCTTGACGCATTAGCTGGCGCAGTAGTAAGCCCCCCTCATCTACCATGGTTAAGCCAAGCTCATCCATATCTTTGAAGTGACGATAAAAGGAAGTCGGTGCTATTCCAGCCTCACGAGCGACTTCTCTCAAGCTTAGGTTGGAAAAACTACGATCGGCACTGAGTTGGCTAAATGCTGCATCGATTAAGCTGCGACGAGTTTTTTCTTTTTGCTGTGCGCGAATGCCCATTGGTTTCATACTTTATCAATTTCTTCTTTTACAGCCTAAACAGGCATGTCTAATACTCTGTTCAATATAACGCGAATCACTTATTTTTATAAGATACTCCGGTTTTATAAGACACCAAACACGCCTCTTTGTTCACGTACCGCAGTAAATACGTTCGCAGAAAAAATTTCAATATCCACACTGCCATTTGGAGACATACGACATACCAAAAATTATTTTTTCGCTAGCACTGCGTGATCCCGCCGACTCTCTGATGCCCTTTTCATGTACGCAAGAACAGAATCAGTTAAAATCCCGCTACAGCAATGTTAATCAAATATAACAAGGAAGATATCTATGCCACACTCCAACCACTTTGATGTAATCGTAATTGGTAGTGGCCCCGGAGGCGAAGGGGCAGCGATGGGATTAACCAAAGCCGGGTTGAACGTTGCAATCATTGAAAAAGAGAGCAGCGTTGGTGGTGGTTGCACCCACTGGGGAACCATTCCTTCGAAAGCTCTGCGTCATGCTGTAAGCCGTATTATCGAATTTAATAATAACCCTCTATTCTGTCAGAACAACAAAAGCATTCACTCGACGTTTTCCAACATTCTGGGGCATGCGAAATCCGTTATCGATAAACAGACTCGACTGCGTCAAGGCTTCTACGATCGTAACCAATGCACTCTGGTGTTTGGTACAGCTCGTTTCATTGATACCAACACTATTTCTGTAATGCAAAGTGATGGTACGGAAGAGCATTACAGTGCCGACAAGTTTGTGATTGCGACAGGTTCTCGCCCATATCAACCAGACAACGTCGACTTTCTACATGAACGCATCTACGACAGCGACTCGATTCTTTCTCTTAAACACGACCCGCAACACATCATCATCTACGGTGCAGGTGTTATCGGCTGTGAATATGCGTCTATCTTCCGTGGTTTGGGCGTAAAGACCGATCTCATTAATACACGAGACCGTCTACTGTCATTCCTAGATAATGAAACCTCTGACGCACTTTCTTACCACTTCTGGAACAGCGGTGTGGTGATTCGTAACGATGAGACCTTTGAGAAAATCGAGGGCACTGACGATGGCGTTATCATTCACCTGGAGTCAGGCAAAAAGATGCGTGCGGACTGCTTGCTGTATGCCAATGGCCGAACCGGTAACACTGACAAGCTGAACTTAGGTGCGGTTGGTCTAGAAGCGGACTCTCGTGGTCAGGTATCAGTGAATACCAATTACCAAACCAACGTTGACCATGTATACGCGGTCGGTGATGTGATTGGCTACCCTAGCCTAGCAAGTGCTGCTTATGACCAAGGTCGTTTTGTTGCACAAGCGATTGTCAAAGGTGAAGCAGAAGGTCACTTGATTGAAGATATCCCAACGGGAATCTACACCATTCCTGAAATCAGCTCTGTCGGTAAAACCGAGCAAGAGCTGACAGCAGCGAAAGTACCTTATGAAGTTGGACGTTCTTCATTTAAACACTTAGCTCGCGCTCAAATCGCGGGTAAAGACATCGGTAGCTTGAAGATTCTATTCCACCGTGAAACCAAAGAAATTCTGGGTATCCACGTATTTGGTGAGCGTGCCGCAGAAATCATCCACATCGGCCAAGCAATCATGGAGCAAAAAGGGGAAGCGAATACTATCGAGTACTTCGTTAATACCACCTTTAACTACCCTACAATGGCTGAGGCTTATCGTGTTGCCGCTCTTAACGGTCTTAACCGTTTATTCTAAATAAAGAACTAATAAGAGCATTTGACCACCCATAGGCCAAATACATAAACAGCAAGCCATGAGCTTGCTGTTTTTATTTAAGGTATTGAAAAATATAGCACCAAGAGTAATTAGATCATGATGTTCTAAATGCCCTTTGACCTGTACACCTTTTATTTTTACCCATTAGAACTAAGCAAGAAATTCGCCTTTCTTCCACTGAGAAACAAATAACACACCAAGACCAATACCGCGCATTGCCATAAAGCTCAGCATCGCAAGCCACAGAGCATGATTTTCTAAACTGGACGCTAGGAAGAAAATCGCAAAGAAGCTGCAGGTCGCGACAAACATACTATTACGCATGTCCTTGCCTTTGGTTGCTCCAACAAAAATACCATCGAGTAAGAAGCACCACATTGAAACCAGCGGCATTGCGATTAACCAAGGCAGATACACCTCAGCTTGGCTTTTTACATCTGGGATGGTGGTAATCATGTTAATTAGGTTTGACCCAGCAATCGCGAACACTAAGGTAAGAACCACACAAATATTGAAGCTCCAAAAGAAAGTGCCAATCAACGACTGATTTAATTCATCTTTGTCTTTCGCTCCTATCGCCTTACCCACCATGGCTTCCATCGCGTAGGCAAAACCATCCATCCCGTAAGAGATGATCATCAGGAAACTCATCAATACCGCATTGGCTGCCACGACATCATCACCAAAGCTTGCTCCTTGGAAAGTCATGAAAGTAAACGTGGCTTGCAGACATAAAGAACGCAGGAAAATATCGCGATTCAGTTTTACGAAGCGACTTAAACCTTGGCTAGTTTTCTTAATCAAAGCCCACGGTGATGGCAACTGTCTCTTTAGCCAGATCCGATAAACGCAGATCAGTCCAAACGTTAAGCCTGCATAATCAGCCAATACCGATGCCAGTGCAGCACCTTCCACCTGCCAACCGAAACCAATCACAAAAACTACGTCCAACACGATATTGGTGATGTTAGTGATAATCACCATCCACATCGGCGCTTTTGCATTCTGAGTTCCAAGTAGCCAACCCAAAATAACGAAATTCGTCAGTGCAGCCGGTGCACTCCATGCTCGAATCGAGAAATACTGTTGACCGTAATGTTTTACTTGATCACTGGCACTGCTTAATGAAAAAACCAGATCAGCCACTAAGCCATGTAAGAGCAAGAAAATACCAGCAAGCCCAAGAGCCATGGTCACGCCCTGCACGAAGACTAAACCAAGCTGCTTGCCATCATTTGCACCGTACGATTGTGCGGCAAGGCCGGTTGTCGACATGCGTAAAAAACCGAGTAACCAGAAAGTCACACTGATCATGGTGCCACCTAACGCCACACCTCCTAGGTACCAAGAATGTTCTAAGTGACCGATAACAGCAGCATCCACTAAACCCAGCAGTGGAACAGTAATATTAGAAAGCACCATCGGGATCGCGAGCAACAGCACTTGTTTGTGCATAGCTTGGTTGGATAGCGTTTGGAAAATAGTTTGGGGATTAAATAGCTTCACGATCACCTCTTTAATTAGAGGCGATAGTTTAACCTAGTGAGTGTGCTTTCACTATGTTGTGAGATTTTGGCTTATGACAGATGTGGCTTCGAGTATGTGTAAGTAGTACCGCTCTAGCGCTACCACTTCACTAGTACCAGCTGCGGCGTTAAACGTTTTTTAACCTGGGAAATTTTGCACAATAGTCGCTGCCATAACTTCCAACGATTACATTGCTGCTCTAATGGCGAAAATGCTTTAACCCACTGTGCCCACGGTAGCCAATTAAGAATGCTGTCGACTGGAGAAGATAAGCCATGTGCATAGTCACCAGAACCCAGCTTCTTCCCTAAAGTACTTGAGCTCTTGTCGCCCGCTAGCACCACACACGCATGTGCATGAGTAAAGTAACGGCTCAGCGATTGAATAAAGTGCGCGGTTTGCTGCTCGTTGCAATCCAGCAGTGCATGTTCACACACCACCATTACCGAAGCTTGCTCTGGGATATTGAGTTCATCTAACCAAGTCAGGTCATCTACTGAACCACACTCCAAGCGGTAGCGTTCATTTTTGTGGAACAAACGTTGTCGCCAAAGTAGGTTCTCGGTCACATCCAACTCTACCCAGTGACAGCGGCCATTGTCTAATCGGTAAAAACGGGTGTCGAGACCAGCTCCCACGTTAATAATCCACGCATCTGGGTTGTGAGATAGGAACTGCTGAACTTGAGAATCGCAAAGTTGAGTCAGTGTCGCGTAAAGAAGTTGTTGTTGGTCGAGTTCGCCAGTAAGGCATTCTGGCGCTAATTGACAACGCTTACAGGCCTGAGCTGCTATAGGATCATAAACGAGACCATCATCGGCAAGGCTTTCTCGGCTGCGAAACCAAAGGTGTTGGACGAGGTTTGTCGGAACTTGAAGTTCTTGATGTACAGACGCTTGATCAGCAGAAACCTTTTGTTCAGAGGAGCGCGGTCTAGCTATAAGCGGCTTTATTTGAGGCTTGGTTTGAATTGGCATCATCATCTTCCTTGTATCTCGACAAAGAAGATGATAATGAATATCAATTACAATAACAAGTTATTGAGAATAAATATCAATAAGATGTTTGTACTGATTACATCCAGTCCGTATTACGAATAATACCAACAGCAAGACCTTCAATAGACAAGTGTTGAGATTCTAGATCGACACGGATTGGAGAAAACTCTTCGTTTTCAGCGTGTAACAGCACTGTAGAACCTTTACGTTCTAGACGTTTTACCGTTACATCATCATCAACACGAGCAACCACAACCTGACCGTCGCGGACGTCTTGTGTTTTGTGAACAGCAAGCAGATCGCCATCCATAATACCGATGTCTTTCATACTTTCGCCATTTACACGAAGTAAGAAGTCAGCTTGAGGTTTAAACATGCCTGGATCGACTTGGTAATGCATTTCTACATGCTCTTGAGCCAAGATAGGCTCACCAGCGGCAACCTGACCGATCAGAGGCAGACCTTGCTCTTCGTTCGCTGCATCTTCAAGCAAAATACGAATACCACGAGACGCACCCGGGATAATCTCAATCGCTTCTTTACGAGCAAGAGCTTTCAAATGTTCTTCTGCAGCATTTGCAGAACGGAAGCCTAATTCACGGGCAATTTCTGCACGTGTCGGTGGCATACCGGAATCTTCGATCTTACCTTTGATAAGGTCAAAGACTTGTTGTTGGCGGGGCGTTAACGGCTTCATGATTCACCTGTCTTTTTATACAGTTGACTGTGAGTATATCCAGTAACTGGACAAAAGCAAAGCAATTGGTTGTTTTTAGTTCATTTTTCGCTAATTACAAAACCAAGATCTCGAACCACACATAAGCCGCAAGCGCTAAACAGATGAAAACGGCTGCCGAACCGACATCTTTCGCCATTCCTGAAAGCTCATGATGTTCACTACCAATACGATCTACAACCGCTTCAATTGCAGTATTAATGAGCTCAACAACCATCACCAGCACGATAGAGGACACCATTAAGATTCGTTCTACATGGCTCACATCGAGGTAAAACGCCAACGGAATCAGCACCGCAGCCATGAATACTTCTTGTCGAAAGGCCGCCTCGTTTTTAAACGAACTTGTGATGCCTTGCCATGAAAAGCCCGCTGCTTTCACGATACGTTTAAATCCGGTGTTTGATTTTTTGGTCATTTTTAACCCTATACTCAATCAGTCGATGAATGATATTCCACAAACTTAACGGCAATATGACTATTTCCATTAAAAGGTTAGACCAGTTTCTGGTATTCTTGCATCGATTAAATTTACGCCTAGGCTTATCCCTATTTTACTTGAAAGGGTTACCCTCTCTCATCATAGAAATAGAGATACGCTTAAGCACATTGAAATAACTATTGAGGCTGTGAACCTATATGTCTTCTGGACAATCTTTTTCACGTTCATTAATGAAGCTACCTTTATCCGTATTGGTAAAAGGCACATCAATCCCTTCGAATCCAGTTGAAGATTTGCAGATTGATTTAGGCAAACCAATTGTATACGCCTTACCGTTTCGCTCAAGCGTCGACCTACTGACACTCCAAAAGCACGCGCTAGAACTGGGTTTACCAGATCCGCTAAGCAAGCTTGAAATCAGTGGTAAATCACTGCCACGCTACGTTTTTATCTCTTCACGCAAAACGCTACTACAAGATGATGATTACGTCCCAGCCTCTTCTATTGAAGTCTTCTCTGAGCTGCTTGCACTGCATGCTGACGACTCAGAGCTGGATGTGCAAGTTATCCCTGCAACGGTATTGTGGGGCCGTAAGCCTGGTAAAGAGAATAACCAGAAGCCTTACCTACAAGCAATGAACGGCTTAGAGAAATCAATCGCTGTTTTAATTGCTGGCCGCGACTGCCTAGTACGATTCAGCCCTGTGGTATCTCTGCGTTACATGGCAAACTCACACGGCACCGACAGCACTATCGCACACAAGCTGGCGCGTGTAGCTCGCATTCACTTCTCACGCCAAAAACTGGCAGCCTCTGGCCCTAACCTGCCAAGCCGTCAAGCATTGTTCGATCGCCTACTAAAATCAGAAGCGATCAAGAAGGCGATTGAAGACGAAGCGAAGTCAAAGAACATCTCCATTGAGAAAGCGAGCAAAGAAGCTCAGGACATCATGGATGAGATCGCAGCGAACTTCTCTTACTCACTGATCAAACGTGGCGAGAAGATTCTAGGTTGGTTGTGGAACAAACTGTACCAAGGCCTACATATCAACAACGCTTCAACCGTTCGTAAGCTGGCACAAGATGGTCACGAGATTGTTTATGTCCCTTGTCACCGCAGCCATATGGACTACTTACTGTTGTCTTATGTGCTTTACCATGAAGGTATGGTTCCTCCGCATATCGCTGCGGGTATCAACTTGAATTTCTTCCCTGCCGGTCCGATTTTCCGTCACGGTGGTGCGTTCTTCATTCGTCGTAGCTTTAAAGGTAATAAGCTGTACTCAACGATCTTCCGTGAGTACCTAGCTGAGCTGTTCGCTAAAGGCTACTCGGTAGAATACTTTAGTGAAGGTGGCCGTTCTCGTACGGGTCGTCTGCTACAAGCGAAAACCGGCATGCTAGCGATGACAATTCAGGCAATGCTGCGTGGTATGAACCGCCCAGTAACGTTAGTTCCTGTTTACATCGGCTACGAGCACGTAATGGAAGTAGCGACTTACGCAAAAGAACTACGTGGTAAGCGCAAAGAGAAAGAAAACGCGAGCCTAGTGATTCGTACTATCCGTAAGCTACGTAACTTTGGTAAAGGCTACGTGAACTTCGGTGAGCCGATTCAGCTTAACCAATACCTGAATGAGCATTCTCCAGAGTGGACGAAAGACATCGGTCCAATGGGTACCAGCAAGCCACAGTGGATGACGCCTGTGGTCAATGACCTGGCAACTAAGATGATGACACACATCAACGATGCGGCAGCGACCAACGCACTGACATTATGTGCAACCGCTCTGCTTGCATCACGTCAGCGTGCATTGTCTCGTGACTCTTTGGTTTCTCAGATCAATTGCTACCTGTCTCTACTTAACAATGTGCCTTACTCAGACACATTTACGGTACCAAAAGACAGCGCGGAAGAATTGGTGAAACATGCAGAGTCTCTGAACAAGTTCTTGATTGAGTCAGACTCAATGGGTGACATTATTTCACTAGACCGTCACCAATCGATTCTGATGACTTACTACCGCAACAACATCATTCACTTGTTTGCGCTGCCATCGCTAATTGCTCAGATGACTATTCGTCAGCACGGGCTAACGATCGATGCGATTCAAAAGAATGTCGCGGCAATCTACCCGTTCTTGAAAAAAGAGCTATTCCTAAGCTACGACGAAGACCTTCTTGAAGGTGTGGTGTCGAACATCATCGATGAATTGGTTAGCCAAGGCATGCTAGTTGTGTCTGATAATCAAGTCACCATCAACCAATCGAATAGCCAAGCGCTAATGCTACTAGGTCGCACGATTTCAGAGACACTTCAGCGTTACTCGATTGCTCTTAACCTATTGTCAGAGAATCCGGAACTGGATAAATCTGATCTTGAACAGAAGAGCCAAGACATTGCACAACGCCTAGGTCGCCTGCAAGGTATCAACGCACCTGAGTTCTTCGATAAAGGTGTATTTGCTTCGATGTTCGCTACGCTCAAGCAACAGCAATACCTGGATAACGACGGTAATTGCGACTTAGAGAAAACTCAGCAATTCGCTAAGCTTCTGTACTCAATGCTTTACCCAGAAGTTCGCTTAACGATTCAAGAGAGCATCCACCAAGCAGAGTAATTTGTTGTCTGGCACGCTTTAAGCGCTAAGCTGAAAACCATCAAAAAAGCACCCATTGTGGGTGCCTTTTTATTTGTGCTGTACCGTCCTAAATATGGTTGACACATTTCCAACATGAAATTGGAGAGTGTCATGAAAACAACAAGTAGACGTACTCAACGAGATTATTCTCTTGCCTTTAAATTGTCAGTCGTAAGCCAAGTTGAAAAAGGCGAAATGACTTATAAGCAAGCTCAAGAACGTTATGGGATCCAAGGTCGCTCTACCGTTTTAGTTTGGCTTCGCAAACATGGTCAACTAGATTGGTCTAAAGGAACAGAACAATCGAGAGCGTTAGGAGCGACTATGTCAAACTCTTCCTCAACTCAAACCCCAGAGCAACGAATCAAAGAACTCGAGCAGCAATTAGAAGAGACTCAGCTCAAAGCTGAGTTCTTTGAAGCGGTTGTAAAAGTCATGGATCGAGATTTCGGTGTCCGAATCTCAAAGAAGCGCAAGGCCGAGTTATTAAGGAAAAAACGGTCAGAAAGTTGACCGTCACTAAAGCTTGTCACTTCATAGGTATTACACGACAAGCTTTCTACAAGCGCTGTGTTGCAGAAATTCATCAGACAAAAAAAGATGAATTAGTACTCGGTTTTGTGAAGAAGCAAAGGATGATGCACCCTCGTATAGGGACCCGTAAGCTCAAGTATTTACTTGCTCAGAACGATATTGAAATCGGTCGAGACCGCTTATTCTCTCTGCTGAGAATGCATCGATTATTAGTGCAGAATCGAAGGGCTTACCATCGAACCACAAACAGTAATCATCGCTTTTACTGCCATCCAAATCGAATCAAAGAAGGCTTAATACCGGAAAGACCTGAGCAATTATGGGTTGCCGATATTACTTATCTAGCGACGCGGTGTGGTAGTACTTATCTCAGTTTAGTGACGGACGCTTACTCAAGAAAAATCGTGGGCTATCACATAGGTGATGATATGAAAGCTCGCACTGTTAAGCTGGCCTTTTTAAACGCGTTGAAAGAGCGGAAGAATACAGGTGACCTTGTACATCACTCAGATCGAGGTGTTCAATACTGCTCTGTGGAATACCAGGAGTTGCATCGACAGTATGATGTATCTTGCTCAATGACTGATGGTTATGACTGTTATCAGAATGCGTTGGCAGAGAGGATCAACGGAATACTGAAGATGGAGTATCTGTTGAATAAGCCTAATGATTTAGATGAAGCAAAGAAAATGGTCGCCGAATCAGTAAAAATCTATAATGAATATAGGCCTCACACAGCTCTAAAATACAAAACGCCCGATGAAGTACATCGAGCGTTTTAGTCAATCAAGTGTCAACCCATATCAGGACGGGTCATGCTCTTGTTATCAAACCATCGCTTACCAAAAAGTGATGAACAAACCGATGGTGACGGCCATTCCTACATAATTGTTATTAAGGAAAGCCTGGAAGCATAAATCTCTATCGCGATGACGCATCAGGTGTTGTTGATAAACAAACAAGCCGCCTGCTACCAACAATGCCCAATAGAAGGTGTCACCTAGGTGGTAATGCATGCCTAATGCAATCAACATCGCTAAGGTCACTAACTGCAGCGAGCCAACAATCAGTTTGTCAAAACGGCCAAATAAAATCGCCGTCGATTTAATACCAATCTTCAGGTCGTCATCTCGATCAACCATCGCATATTGCGTGTCGTAAGCAATCGTCCACAACGCGTTAATCACGAATATAAACCAAACGATACTTGGTAGCTCATTGGTTTGTGCAGCCCATGCCATTGGAATAGCCCAGCTAAACGCCAAACCAAGGAACAACTGTGGAAGGTGCGTAAAACGCTTCATGAAAGGGTAAATGAAAGCTAGGCCCACCCCAATGAAAGATAGCTTAATGGTCAGCGGATTCATAGTCAGTACTAACAAGAATGAAATCACGGC
Encoded here:
- the trmA gene encoding tRNA (uridine(54)-C5)-methyltransferase TrmA, which gives rise to MANLDVNPQRYQEQLAEKTERLTEMFSEYNVPELEVYESPEQHYRMRAEFRVWHEGDDMYYVMFNQETKEKYRVDQFPAASRLINDLMPLLVDAMKDNHSLRHKLFQVDFLSTLSGEILVSLLYHRQLGEQWIQDAKALKQQLNDEGFNLNLIGRARKMKIVLDRDYVIEKLDVNGDSYIYQQVENSFTQPNGKVAEKMLEWAVDCTQDSKGDLLELYCGNGNFSLALAQNFERVLATELAKPSVESAQYNIAANKIDNVQIIRMSAEDFTVAMEGKREFRRLQQANIDLKSYNCNTIFVDPPRSGMDVDTCKMVQGYERIMYISCNPETLKENLEILSETHDITRFALFDQFPYTHHMEAGVFLERKA
- a CDS encoding YijD family membrane protein, with protein sequence MSNENNTVNRGSERKTLVLALIAGVCGDALLSWVTMSEVGFSIFPLIALVLAVQALYQEYLTNPVSEDIPLVGLACFFVGAFGHSAFVKAQHPDAGSNFFAIIVAMLLLAWVGKKLGFIGKTA
- the fabR gene encoding HTH-type transcriptional repressor FabR; this translates as MKPMGIRAQQKEKTRRSLIDAAFSQLSADRSFSNLSLREVAREAGIAPTSFYRHFKDMDELGLTMVDEGGLLLRQLMRQARQRIVKEGSVIRTSVETFMEFIESSPNVFRLLLRERSGTSFEFRTAVAREIQHFSAELTEYLITTGMTRDEAFTQAEASVILVFNSGAEALDLDRRQRDELAERLIMQLRMMAKGAFWYRKERERNRLKGGIE
- the sthA gene encoding Si-specific NAD(P)(+) transhydrogenase, with the protein product MPHSNHFDVIVIGSGPGGEGAAMGLTKAGLNVAIIEKESSVGGGCTHWGTIPSKALRHAVSRIIEFNNNPLFCQNNKSIHSTFSNILGHAKSVIDKQTRLRQGFYDRNQCTLVFGTARFIDTNTISVMQSDGTEEHYSADKFVIATGSRPYQPDNVDFLHERIYDSDSILSLKHDPQHIIIYGAGVIGCEYASIFRGLGVKTDLINTRDRLLSFLDNETSDALSYHFWNSGVVIRNDETFEKIEGTDDGVIIHLESGKKMRADCLLYANGRTGNTDKLNLGAVGLEADSRGQVSVNTNYQTNVDHVYAVGDVIGYPSLASAAYDQGRFVAQAIVKGEAEGHLIEDIPTGIYTIPEISSVGKTEQELTAAKVPYEVGRSSFKHLARAQIAGKDIGSLKILFHRETKEILGIHVFGERAAEIIHIGQAIMEQKGEANTIEYFVNTTFNYPTMAEAYRVAALNGLNRLF
- the dinF gene encoding MATE family efflux transporter DinF, producing the protein MKLFNPQTIFQTLSNQAMHKQVLLLAIPMVLSNITVPLLGLVDAAVIGHLEHSWYLGGVALGGTMISVTFWLLGFLRMSTTGLAAQSYGANDGKQLGLVFVQGVTMALGLAGIFLLLHGLVADLVFSLSSASDQVKHYGQQYFSIRAWSAPAALTNFVILGWLLGTQNAKAPMWMVIITNITNIVLDVVFVIGFGWQVEGAALASVLADYAGLTFGLICVYRIWLKRQLPSPWALIKKTSQGLSRFVKLNRDIFLRSLCLQATFTFMTFQGASFGDDVVAANAVLMSFLMIISYGMDGFAYAMEAMVGKAIGAKDKDELNQSLIGTFFWSFNICVVLTLVFAIAGSNLINMITTIPDVKSQAEVYLPWLIAMPLVSMWCFLLDGIFVGATKGKDMRNSMFVATCSFFAIFFLASSLENHALWLAMLSFMAMRGIGLGVLFVSQWKKGEFLA
- a CDS encoding class I SAM-dependent methyltransferase, with the protein product MPIQTKPQIKPLIARPRSSEQKVSADQASVHQELQVPTNLVQHLWFRSRESLADDGLVYDPIAAQACKRCQLAPECLTGELDQQQLLYATLTQLCDSQVQQFLSHNPDAWIINVGAGLDTRFYRLDNGRCHWVELDVTENLLWRQRLFHKNERYRLECGSVDDLTWLDELNIPEQASVMVVCEHALLDCNEQQTAHFIQSLSRYFTHAHACVVLAGDKSSSTLGKKLGSGDYAHGLSSPVDSILNWLPWAQWVKAFSPLEQQCNRWKLWQRLLCKISQVKKRLTPQLVLVKW
- the lexA gene encoding transcriptional repressor LexA encodes the protein MKPLTPRQQQVFDLIKGKIEDSGMPPTRAEIARELGFRSANAAEEHLKALARKEAIEIIPGASRGIRILLEDAANEEQGLPLIGQVAAGEPILAQEHVEMHYQVDPGMFKPQADFLLRVNGESMKDIGIMDGDLLAVHKTQDVRDGQVVVARVDDDVTVKRLERKGSTVLLHAENEEFSPIRVDLESQHLSIEGLAVGIIRNTDWM
- a CDS encoding diacylglycerol kinase; this encodes MTKKSNTGFKRIVKAAGFSWQGITSSFKNEAAFRQEVFMAAVLIPLAFYLDVSHVERILMVSSIVLVMVVELINTAIEAVVDRIGSEHHELSGMAKDVGSAAVFICLALAAYVWFEILVL